In a genomic window of Piliocolobus tephrosceles isolate RC106 chromosome 1, ASM277652v3, whole genome shotgun sequence:
- the DVL1 gene encoding segment polarity protein dishevelled homolog DVL-1 isoform X2: protein MAETKIIYHMDEEETPYLVKLPVAPERVTLADFKNVLSNRPVHAYKFFFKSMDQDFGVVKEEIFDDNAKLPCFNGRVVSWLVLAEGAHSDAGSQGTDSHTDLPPPLERTGGIGDSRPPSFHPNVASSRDGMDNETGTESMVSHRRERARRRNREEAARTNGHPRGDRRRDVGLPPESASAILSSELESSSFVDSDEDGSTSRLSSSTEQSTSSRLIRKHKRRRRKQRLRQTDRASSFSSITDSTMSLNIVTVTLNMERHHFLGISIVGQSNDRGDGGIYIGSIMKGGAVAADGRIEPGDMLLQVNDVNFENMSNDDAVRVLREIVSQTGPISLTVAKCWDPTPRSYFTIPRADPVRPIDPAAWLSHTAALTGALPRYELEEAPLTVKSDMGAVVRVMQLPDSGLEIRDRMWLKITIANAVIGADVVDWLYTHVEGFKERREARKYASSLLKHGFLRHTVNKITFSEQCYYVFGDLCSNLATLNLNSGSSGASDQDTLAPLPHPAAPWPLGQGYPYQYSGPPPCFPPAYQDPGFSYGSGSTGSQQSEGSKSSGSTRSSRRAPGREKERRAAGAGGSGSESDHTAPSGVGSSWRERPAGQLSRGSSPRSQASATAPGLPPPHPMTKAYTVVGGPPGGPPVRELAAVPPELTGSRQSFQKAMGNPCEFFVDIM, encoded by the exons aTGGCGGAGACCAAGATCATCTACCACATGGACGAGGAGGAGACGCCGTACCTGGTCAAGCTGCCCGTGGCCCCCGAGCGCGTCACGCTAGCCGACTTCAAGAACGTGCTCAGCAACCGACCCGTGCACGCCTACAAATTCTTCTTTAAGTCCATGGACCAGGACTTCGG GGTGGTGAAGGAGGAGATCTTTGATGACAACGCCAAGCTTCCCTGCTTCAATGGTCGTGTGGTCTCCTGG CTGGTCCTGGCTGAGGGTGCTCACTCGGATGCGGGGTCCCAGGGCACGGACAGCCACACAGACCTGCCCCCGCCTCTGGAGCGGACAGGCGGCATCGGGGACTCACGGCCCCCCTCCTTCCA CCCGAACGTGGCCAGCAGCCGTGACGGGATGGACAACGAGACAGGCACGGAGTCCATGGTCAGCCACCGGCGGGAGCGTGCCCGACGCCGGAACCGTGAGGAGG CCGCCCGAACCAATGGGCACCCAAGGGGAGACCGACGGAGGGACGTGGGGCTGCCCCCAGAAAGCGCGTCCGCCATCCTGAGCAGTGAGCTTGAGTCCAGCAGCTTTGTGGACTCGGATGAGGATGGCAGCACGAGCAG GCTGAGCAGCTCCACAGAGCAGAGCACCTCATCCAGGCTCATCCGGAAGCACAAACGCCGGCGGAGGAAGCAGCGCCTTCGGCAGACAGACCGA GCCTCTTCCTTCAGCAGCATAACCGACTCCACCATGTCTCTCAACATCGTCACTGTCACGCTCAACATGG AGAGACATCACTTTCTGGGCATCAGCATAGTGGGGCAGAGCAACGACCGCGGAGACGGCGGCATCTACATCGGCTCCATCATGAAGGGTGGGGCAGTGGCCGCTGACGGCCGCATCGAGCCTGGTGACATGCTGTTGCAG GTGAACGACGTGAACTTTGAGAACATGAGTAACGATGACGCGGTGCGGGTGCTGCGGGAGATCGTGTCCCAGACGGG GCCCATCAGCCTCACCGTGGCCAAGTGCTGGGACCCAACGCCCCGAAGCTACTTCACGATCCCACGGG CTGACCCGGTGCGGCCCATCGATCCCGCCGCCTGGCTGTCCCACACGGCGGCTCTGACCGGAGCCCTGCCCCGCTACG AGCTGGAGGAGGCGCCGCTGACGGTGAAGAGCGACATGGGTGCCGTCGTCCGGGTCATGCAGCTGCCGGACTCGGGACTGGAGATCCGTGACCGCATGTGGCTCAAGATCACCATCGCCAACGCCGTCATCG GGGCGGACGTGGTGGACTGGCTGTACACACACGTGGAGGGCTTCAAGGAGCGGCGGGAGGCCCGGAAGTACGCCAGCAGCTTGCTGAAGCACGGCTTCCTGCGGCACACGGTCAACAAGATCACCTTCTCCGAGCAGTGCTACTACGTCTTCGGGGACCTGTGCAGCA ATCTCGCCACCCTGAACCTCAACAGTGGCTCCAGTGGGGCTTCGGATCAGGACACGCTGGCCCCGCTGCCCCACCCGGCTGCACCCTGGCCCCTGGGTCAGGGCTATCCCTACCAGTACTCGGGGCCCCCGCCCTGCTTCCCGCCTGCCTACCAGGACCCGGGCTTTAGCTATGGCAGCGGCAGCACCGGGAGTCAGCAGAGTGAAG GGAGCAAGAGCAGCGGGTCCACCCGGAGCAGCCGCCGGGCCCCAGGCCGTGAGAAGGAGCGTCGGGCGGCGGGAGCCGGGGGTAGCGGCAGCGAATCGGATCACACGGCTCCGAGCGGGGTGGGGAGCAGCTGGCGAGAGCGTCCGGCCGGCCAGCTCAGCCGTGGCAGCAGCCCACGCAGTCAGGCCTCGGCCACCGCCCCAGGgctccccccgccccaccccatgACCAAGGCCTATACGGTGGTCGGGGGGCCACCTGGGGGACCCCCTGTCCGGGAGCTGGCTGCTGTCCCCCCAGAATTGACAGGCAGCCGCCAGTCCTTCCAGAAGGCCATGGGGAACCCCTGTGAGTTCTTCGTGGACATCATGTGA
- the DVL1 gene encoding segment polarity protein dishevelled homolog DVL-1 isoform X1 — protein MAETKIIYHMDEEETPYLVKLPVAPERVTLADFKNVLSNRPVHAYKFFFKSMDQDFGVVKEEIFDDNAKLPCFNGRVVSWLVLAEGAHSDAGSQGTDSHTDLPPPLERTGGIGDSRPPSFHPNVASSRDGMDNETGTESMVSHRRERARRRNREEAARTNGHPRGDRRRDVGLPPESASAILSSELESSSFVDSDEDGSTSRLSSSTEQSTSSRLIRKHKRRRRKQRLRQTDRASSFSSITDSTMSLNIVTVTLNMERHHFLGISIVGQSNDRGDGGIYIGSIMKGGAVAADGRIEPGDMLLQVNDVNFENMSNDDAVRVLREIVSQTGPISLTVAKCWDPTPRSYFTIPRADPVRPIDPAAWLSHTAALTGALPRYGTSPCSSAVTRTSSSSLTSSVPGAPQLEEAPLTVKSDMGAVVRVMQLPDSGLEIRDRMWLKITIANAVIGADVVDWLYTHVEGFKERREARKYASSLLKHGFLRHTVNKITFSEQCYYVFGDLCSNLATLNLNSGSSGASDQDTLAPLPHPAAPWPLGQGYPYQYSGPPPCFPPAYQDPGFSYGSGSTGSQQSEGSKSSGSTRSSRRAPGREKERRAAGAGGSGSESDHTAPSGVGSSWRERPAGQLSRGSSPRSQASATAPGLPPPHPMTKAYTVVGGPPGGPPVRELAAVPPELTGSRQSFQKAMGNPCEFFVDIM, from the exons aTGGCGGAGACCAAGATCATCTACCACATGGACGAGGAGGAGACGCCGTACCTGGTCAAGCTGCCCGTGGCCCCCGAGCGCGTCACGCTAGCCGACTTCAAGAACGTGCTCAGCAACCGACCCGTGCACGCCTACAAATTCTTCTTTAAGTCCATGGACCAGGACTTCGG GGTGGTGAAGGAGGAGATCTTTGATGACAACGCCAAGCTTCCCTGCTTCAATGGTCGTGTGGTCTCCTGG CTGGTCCTGGCTGAGGGTGCTCACTCGGATGCGGGGTCCCAGGGCACGGACAGCCACACAGACCTGCCCCCGCCTCTGGAGCGGACAGGCGGCATCGGGGACTCACGGCCCCCCTCCTTCCA CCCGAACGTGGCCAGCAGCCGTGACGGGATGGACAACGAGACAGGCACGGAGTCCATGGTCAGCCACCGGCGGGAGCGTGCCCGACGCCGGAACCGTGAGGAGG CCGCCCGAACCAATGGGCACCCAAGGGGAGACCGACGGAGGGACGTGGGGCTGCCCCCAGAAAGCGCGTCCGCCATCCTGAGCAGTGAGCTTGAGTCCAGCAGCTTTGTGGACTCGGATGAGGATGGCAGCACGAGCAG GCTGAGCAGCTCCACAGAGCAGAGCACCTCATCCAGGCTCATCCGGAAGCACAAACGCCGGCGGAGGAAGCAGCGCCTTCGGCAGACAGACCGA GCCTCTTCCTTCAGCAGCATAACCGACTCCACCATGTCTCTCAACATCGTCACTGTCACGCTCAACATGG AGAGACATCACTTTCTGGGCATCAGCATAGTGGGGCAGAGCAACGACCGCGGAGACGGCGGCATCTACATCGGCTCCATCATGAAGGGTGGGGCAGTGGCCGCTGACGGCCGCATCGAGCCTGGTGACATGCTGTTGCAG GTGAACGACGTGAACTTTGAGAACATGAGTAACGATGACGCGGTGCGGGTGCTGCGGGAGATCGTGTCCCAGACGGG GCCCATCAGCCTCACCGTGGCCAAGTGCTGGGACCCAACGCCCCGAAGCTACTTCACGATCCCACGGG CTGACCCGGTGCGGCCCATCGATCCCGCCGCCTGGCTGTCCCACACGGCGGCTCTGACCGGAGCCCTGCCCCGCTACGGTACGAGCCCCTGCTCCAGTGCCGTCACGCGCACCAGCTCCTCCTCACTAACCAGCTCCGTGCCTGGCGCTCCAC AGCTGGAGGAGGCGCCGCTGACGGTGAAGAGCGACATGGGTGCCGTCGTCCGGGTCATGCAGCTGCCGGACTCGGGACTGGAGATCCGTGACCGCATGTGGCTCAAGATCACCATCGCCAACGCCGTCATCG GGGCGGACGTGGTGGACTGGCTGTACACACACGTGGAGGGCTTCAAGGAGCGGCGGGAGGCCCGGAAGTACGCCAGCAGCTTGCTGAAGCACGGCTTCCTGCGGCACACGGTCAACAAGATCACCTTCTCCGAGCAGTGCTACTACGTCTTCGGGGACCTGTGCAGCA ATCTCGCCACCCTGAACCTCAACAGTGGCTCCAGTGGGGCTTCGGATCAGGACACGCTGGCCCCGCTGCCCCACCCGGCTGCACCCTGGCCCCTGGGTCAGGGCTATCCCTACCAGTACTCGGGGCCCCCGCCCTGCTTCCCGCCTGCCTACCAGGACCCGGGCTTTAGCTATGGCAGCGGCAGCACCGGGAGTCAGCAGAGTGAAG GGAGCAAGAGCAGCGGGTCCACCCGGAGCAGCCGCCGGGCCCCAGGCCGTGAGAAGGAGCGTCGGGCGGCGGGAGCCGGGGGTAGCGGCAGCGAATCGGATCACACGGCTCCGAGCGGGGTGGGGAGCAGCTGGCGAGAGCGTCCGGCCGGCCAGCTCAGCCGTGGCAGCAGCCCACGCAGTCAGGCCTCGGCCACCGCCCCAGGgctccccccgccccaccccatgACCAAGGCCTATACGGTGGTCGGGGGGCCACCTGGGGGACCCCCTGTCCGGGAGCTGGCTGCTGTCCCCCCAGAATTGACAGGCAGCCGCCAGTCCTTCCAGAAGGCCATGGGGAACCCCTGTGAGTTCTTCGTGGACATCATGTGA
- the TAS1R3 gene encoding taste receptor type 1 member 3 isoform X1 → MLGPAVLGLSLWALLHLGTGAPLCLSQQLRMKGDYVLGGLFPLSEAGEAGLSSRTRPSSPVCTRFSSNGLLWALAMKMAVEEINNRSDLLPGLRLGYDLFDTCSEPVVAMKPSLMFLAKADSRDIAAYCNYTQYQPRVLAVIGPHSSELAVVTGKFFGFFLMPQVSYGASMELLSARETFPSFFRTVPSDRVQLTAAVELLQEFGWNWVAALGSDDEYGRQGLGIFSTLATARGICIAHEGLVPLPRADGPLLGRVQDVLHQVNQSSVQVVLLFATPRAAHALFSYSISSKLSSKVWVATEAWLTSDLVMGLPGMAQVGTVLGFLQRGAQLHKFSQYVKTHLALAADPAFCAALGEREQGLEEDVVGPRCPQCDCITLQNVSAGLNHHQTFSVYAAVYSVAQALHNTLQCNASGCLMQDPVKPWQLLENMYNLTFHAGGLTLRFNSNGNVDVEYDLKLWVWQGPVPELHDVGRFNGSLWTDSLKIRWHTSNNQKPVSQCSRQCQEGQVRRVKGFHSCCYDCVDCKAGSYRKSPDDLACSFCNQDEWSPERSTRCFRRRLRFLAWGEPAVLLLLLLLSLVLGLVLAALGLFIRHRDSPLVQASGGPLACFGLVCLGLVCLSVLLFPGQPSPALCLAQQPSSHLPLTGCLSTLILQAAEIFVESELPLSWADRLSGCLRGPWAWLVVLLAMLVEAALCAWYLVAFPPEVVTDWHMLPTEALVHCRTRSWVSFGLVHATNATLAFLCFLGTFLVQSRPGRYNRARGLTFAMLAYFITWVSFVPLLANVQVVLRPAVQMGALLLCVLGILAAFHLPRCYLLVRQPELNNPEFILGRGPGDARGRNDGDTGNRET, encoded by the exons ATGCTGGGCCCTGCTGTCctgggcctcagcctctgggCTCTCCTGCACCTTGGGACAGGGGCCCCATTGTGCCTCTCACAGCAACTTAGGATGAAAGGGGACTACGTGCTGGGGGGACTGTTCCCCCTAAGTGAGGCCGGGGAGGCTGGCCTCAGCAGCCGGACACGGCCCAGCAGCCCCGTGTGCACCAG GTTCTCCTCGAATGGCCTGCTCTGGGCACTGGCCATGAAGATGGCTGTGGAGGAGATCAACAACAGGTCGGACCTGCTGCCGGGGCTGCGCCTAGGCTACGACCTCTTCGATACGTGCTCGGAGCCTGTGGTGGCCATGAAGCCCAGTCTCATGTTCCTGGCCAAGGCAGACAGCCGCGACATTGCCGCCTACTGCAACTACACGCAGTACCAGCCCCGCGTGCTGGCCGTCATCGGGCCGCACTCGTCAGAGCTCGCTGTGGTCACCGGCAAGTTCTTCGGCTTCTTCCTCATGCCCCAG GTCAGCTATGGCGCTAGCATGGAGCTGCTGAGTGCCCGGGAGACCTTCCCCTCCTTCTTCCGCACAGTGCCCAGCGACCGTGTGCAGCTGACGGCCGCCGTGGAACTGCTGCAGGAGTTCGGCTGGAACTGGGTGGCCGCCCTGGGCAGTGACGACGAGTATGGCCGGCAGGGCCTGGGCATCTTCTCGACCCTGGCCACGGCGCGCGGCATCTGCATCGCACACGAGGGCCTGGTGCCACTGCCCCGTGCCGATGGCCCGCTGCTGGGGAGGGTGCAGGACGTGCTGCACCAGGTGAACCAGAGCAGCGTGCAGGTGGTGCTGCTGTTCGCCACCCCGCGCGCCGCCCACGCTCTCTTCAGCTACAGCATCAGCAGCAAGCTCTCGTCCAAGGTGTGGGTGGCCACCGAGGCCTGGCTGACCTCTGACCTGGTCATGGGGCTGCCCGGCATGGCCCAGGTGGGCACAGTGCTTGGCTTTCTCCAGAGGGGTGCCCAGCTGCACAAGTTCTCCCAGTATGTGAAGACCCACCTGGCCCTGGCCGCTGACCCAGCGTTCTGCGCCGCCCTGGGCGAGAGGGAGCAGGGTCTGGAGGAGGATGTGGTGGGCCCGCGCTGCCCGCAGTGTGACTGTATCACGCTGCAAAACGTGAGTGCCGGGCTAAACCACCACCAGACGTTCTCTGTCTACGCAGCTGTGTACAGCGTGGCCCAGGCCCTGCACAACACTCTGCAGTGCAACGCCTCAGGCTGCCTCATGCAGGACCCCGTGAAGCCCTGGCAG CTCCTGGAGAACATGTACAACCTGACCTTCCACGCGGGCGGGCTGACGCTACGCTTCAACAGCAACGGGAACGTGGACGTGGAGTACGACCTGAAGCTGTGGGTGTGGCAGGGCCCAGTGCCCGAGCTCCACGACGTGGGCAGGTTCAACGGCAGCCTCTGGACAGACAGCCTGAAGATCCGCTGGCACACGTCCAACAACCAG AAGCCCGTGTCCCAGTGCTCGCGGCAGTGCCAGGAGGGCCAAGTGCGCCGGGTCAAGGGGTTCCACTCCTGCTGCTACGACTGTGTGGACTGCAAGGCGGGCAGCTACCGGAAGAGCCCAG ATGACCTCGCCTGCTCCTTCTGCAACCAGGACGAGTGGTCCCCGGAGCGGAGCACACGCTGCTTCCGCCGCAGGCTTCGATTCCTGGCATGGGGTGAGCCGgctgtgctgctgctgctcctgctgctgagCCTGGTGCTGGGCCTTGTGCTGGCCGCTTTGGGGCTGTTCATTCGCCATCGTGACAGCCCACTGGTTCAGGCCTCGGGTGGGCCCCTGGCCTGCTTTGGCCTGGTGTGCTTGGGCCTGGTCTGCCTTAGCGTCCTCCTGTTCCCTGGCCAGCCCAGTCCTGCCCTCTGCCTGGCCCAGCAGCCCTCATCCCATCTCCCGCTCACCGGCTGCCTGAGCACACTCATCCTGCAGGCGGCCGAGATCTTTGTGGAGTcagaactgcctctgagctgGGCAGACCGGCTGAGTGGCTGCCTGcgggggccctgggcctggctggTGGTGCTGCTGGCCATGCTGGTGGAGGCCGCACTGTGCGCCTGGTACCTGGTGGCCTTCCCGCCGGAGGTGGTGACAGACTGGCACATGCTGCCCACAGAGGCGCTGGTGCACTGCCGCACACGCTCCTGGGTCAGCTTTGGCCTCGTGCACGCCACCAACGCCACACTGGCCTTCCTTTGCTTCTTGGGCACCTTCCTGGTACAGAGCCGGCCAGGCCGCTACAACCGTGCCCGTGGTCTCACCTTTGCCATGCTGGCCTACTTCATCACCTGGGTCTCCTTCGTGCCCCTCCTGGCCAATGTACAGGTGGTCCTCAGGCCCGCCGTGCAGATGGGTGCCCTCCTGCTCTGCGTCCTGGGCATTCTGGCTGCCTTCCACCTGCCCAGGTGTTACCTGCTCGTGCGGCAGCCGGAGCTTAACAACCCCGAGTTCATCCTGGGAAGGGGCCCTGGGGATGCCCGAGGCCGGAACGACGGAGACACAGGAAATCGGGAAACCTGA
- the TAS1R3 gene encoding taste receptor type 1 member 3 isoform X2, with protein sequence MCLFPPQRSHHYTTLYRFSSNGLLWALAMKMAVEEINNRSDLLPGLRLGYDLFDTCSEPVVAMKPSLMFLAKADSRDIAAYCNYTQYQPRVLAVIGPHSSELAVVTGKFFGFFLMPQVSYGASMELLSARETFPSFFRTVPSDRVQLTAAVELLQEFGWNWVAALGSDDEYGRQGLGIFSTLATARGICIAHEGLVPLPRADGPLLGRVQDVLHQVNQSSVQVVLLFATPRAAHALFSYSISSKLSSKVWVATEAWLTSDLVMGLPGMAQVGTVLGFLQRGAQLHKFSQYVKTHLALAADPAFCAALGEREQGLEEDVVGPRCPQCDCITLQNVSAGLNHHQTFSVYAAVYSVAQALHNTLQCNASGCLMQDPVKPWQLLENMYNLTFHAGGLTLRFNSNGNVDVEYDLKLWVWQGPVPELHDVGRFNGSLWTDSLKIRWHTSNNQKPVSQCSRQCQEGQVRRVKGFHSCCYDCVDCKAGSYRKSPDDLACSFCNQDEWSPERSTRCFRRRLRFLAWGEPAVLLLLLLLSLVLGLVLAALGLFIRHRDSPLVQASGGPLACFGLVCLGLVCLSVLLFPGQPSPALCLAQQPSSHLPLTGCLSTLILQAAEIFVESELPLSWADRLSGCLRGPWAWLVVLLAMLVEAALCAWYLVAFPPEVVTDWHMLPTEALVHCRTRSWVSFGLVHATNATLAFLCFLGTFLVQSRPGRYNRARGLTFAMLAYFITWVSFVPLLANVQVVLRPAVQMGALLLCVLGILAAFHLPRCYLLVRQPELNNPEFILGRGPGDARGRNDGDTGNRET encoded by the exons ATGTGCCTGTTTCCCCCGCAGAGATCCCATCACTACACTACATTGTACAG GTTCTCCTCGAATGGCCTGCTCTGGGCACTGGCCATGAAGATGGCTGTGGAGGAGATCAACAACAGGTCGGACCTGCTGCCGGGGCTGCGCCTAGGCTACGACCTCTTCGATACGTGCTCGGAGCCTGTGGTGGCCATGAAGCCCAGTCTCATGTTCCTGGCCAAGGCAGACAGCCGCGACATTGCCGCCTACTGCAACTACACGCAGTACCAGCCCCGCGTGCTGGCCGTCATCGGGCCGCACTCGTCAGAGCTCGCTGTGGTCACCGGCAAGTTCTTCGGCTTCTTCCTCATGCCCCAG GTCAGCTATGGCGCTAGCATGGAGCTGCTGAGTGCCCGGGAGACCTTCCCCTCCTTCTTCCGCACAGTGCCCAGCGACCGTGTGCAGCTGACGGCCGCCGTGGAACTGCTGCAGGAGTTCGGCTGGAACTGGGTGGCCGCCCTGGGCAGTGACGACGAGTATGGCCGGCAGGGCCTGGGCATCTTCTCGACCCTGGCCACGGCGCGCGGCATCTGCATCGCACACGAGGGCCTGGTGCCACTGCCCCGTGCCGATGGCCCGCTGCTGGGGAGGGTGCAGGACGTGCTGCACCAGGTGAACCAGAGCAGCGTGCAGGTGGTGCTGCTGTTCGCCACCCCGCGCGCCGCCCACGCTCTCTTCAGCTACAGCATCAGCAGCAAGCTCTCGTCCAAGGTGTGGGTGGCCACCGAGGCCTGGCTGACCTCTGACCTGGTCATGGGGCTGCCCGGCATGGCCCAGGTGGGCACAGTGCTTGGCTTTCTCCAGAGGGGTGCCCAGCTGCACAAGTTCTCCCAGTATGTGAAGACCCACCTGGCCCTGGCCGCTGACCCAGCGTTCTGCGCCGCCCTGGGCGAGAGGGAGCAGGGTCTGGAGGAGGATGTGGTGGGCCCGCGCTGCCCGCAGTGTGACTGTATCACGCTGCAAAACGTGAGTGCCGGGCTAAACCACCACCAGACGTTCTCTGTCTACGCAGCTGTGTACAGCGTGGCCCAGGCCCTGCACAACACTCTGCAGTGCAACGCCTCAGGCTGCCTCATGCAGGACCCCGTGAAGCCCTGGCAG CTCCTGGAGAACATGTACAACCTGACCTTCCACGCGGGCGGGCTGACGCTACGCTTCAACAGCAACGGGAACGTGGACGTGGAGTACGACCTGAAGCTGTGGGTGTGGCAGGGCCCAGTGCCCGAGCTCCACGACGTGGGCAGGTTCAACGGCAGCCTCTGGACAGACAGCCTGAAGATCCGCTGGCACACGTCCAACAACCAG AAGCCCGTGTCCCAGTGCTCGCGGCAGTGCCAGGAGGGCCAAGTGCGCCGGGTCAAGGGGTTCCACTCCTGCTGCTACGACTGTGTGGACTGCAAGGCGGGCAGCTACCGGAAGAGCCCAG ATGACCTCGCCTGCTCCTTCTGCAACCAGGACGAGTGGTCCCCGGAGCGGAGCACACGCTGCTTCCGCCGCAGGCTTCGATTCCTGGCATGGGGTGAGCCGgctgtgctgctgctgctcctgctgctgagCCTGGTGCTGGGCCTTGTGCTGGCCGCTTTGGGGCTGTTCATTCGCCATCGTGACAGCCCACTGGTTCAGGCCTCGGGTGGGCCCCTGGCCTGCTTTGGCCTGGTGTGCTTGGGCCTGGTCTGCCTTAGCGTCCTCCTGTTCCCTGGCCAGCCCAGTCCTGCCCTCTGCCTGGCCCAGCAGCCCTCATCCCATCTCCCGCTCACCGGCTGCCTGAGCACACTCATCCTGCAGGCGGCCGAGATCTTTGTGGAGTcagaactgcctctgagctgGGCAGACCGGCTGAGTGGCTGCCTGcgggggccctgggcctggctggTGGTGCTGCTGGCCATGCTGGTGGAGGCCGCACTGTGCGCCTGGTACCTGGTGGCCTTCCCGCCGGAGGTGGTGACAGACTGGCACATGCTGCCCACAGAGGCGCTGGTGCACTGCCGCACACGCTCCTGGGTCAGCTTTGGCCTCGTGCACGCCACCAACGCCACACTGGCCTTCCTTTGCTTCTTGGGCACCTTCCTGGTACAGAGCCGGCCAGGCCGCTACAACCGTGCCCGTGGTCTCACCTTTGCCATGCTGGCCTACTTCATCACCTGGGTCTCCTTCGTGCCCCTCCTGGCCAATGTACAGGTGGTCCTCAGGCCCGCCGTGCAGATGGGTGCCCTCCTGCTCTGCGTCCTGGGCATTCTGGCTGCCTTCCACCTGCCCAGGTGTTACCTGCTCGTGCGGCAGCCGGAGCTTAACAACCCCGAGTTCATCCTGGGAAGGGGCCCTGGGGATGCCCGAGGCCGGAACGACGGAGACACAGGAAATCGGGAAACCTGA
- the CPTP gene encoding ceramide-1-phosphate transfer protein → MDDSETGFNLKVVLVSFKQCLDEKEEVLLDPYIASWKGLVRFLNSLGTIFSFISKDVVSKLQIMERLRGGPQSEHYRSLQTMVAHELSNQLVDLERRSHHPESGCRTVLRLHRALRWLQLFLEGLRTSPEDARTSVLCTDSYNASLAAYHPWIVRRTVTVAFYALPTRKVFLETMNVGSPEQAVQMLGEALPFIERVYNVSQKLYAEHCLLDLP, encoded by the exons ATGGATGACTCAGAGACAGGTTTCAATCTGAAAGTCGTCCTGGTCAGTTTTAAGCAGTGTCTGGATGAGAAGGAAGAGGTCTTGCTGGACCCCTACATCGCCAGCTGGAAGGGCCTGGTCAG GTTTCtgaacagcctgggcaccatcTTCTCATTCATCTCCAAGGACGTGGTCTCCAAGCTGCAGATCATGGAGCGCCTCAGGGGCGGCCCGCAGAGCGAGCACTACCGCAGCCTGCAGACCATGGTGGCCCATGAGCTGAGCAACCAGCTGGTGGACCTAGAGCGCCGCTCCCACCACCCCGAATCCGGCTGCCGGACCGTGCTGCGCCTGCACCGCGCCCTGCGCTGGCTGCAGCTGTTCCTGGAGGGCCTACGCACCAGCCCTGAGGACGCACGCACCTCTGTGCTCTGCACCGACTCCTACAACGCCTCGCTGGCCGCCTACCACCCCTGGATCGTGCGCCGCACCGTCACCGTGGCCTTCTACGCGCTGCCCACACGCAAGGTCTTCCTGGAGACCATGAACGTGGGGTCCCCGGAGCAGGCCGTGCAGATGCTGGGCGAGGCCCTCCCCTTCATCGAGCGTGTCTACAATGTCTCCCAGAAGCTCTATGCCGAGCACTGCCTTCTGGACCTGCCCTAG